The DNA segment gtgtgtgtgtgtgtgtgtgtgggagagagagTTAGCCCACAGCAGAACTACACGCGGAAGCATCCTTCCGTTTCGGGGATGGCGTTTTCGTAGGTAGTTTGCTGGGCGAACTGGACGATAGAGAACCCTTTGCACAACCCATCCACCCCCGGGGGCAAAGCCTACCGTGCAGAATATTCGTCCGACGGGACCGGCTGGGTGGGTGAGCGGGTTTGGTCCCTTTTTCCGGACGGACGAGGGTTTTTCGCATTTCCCGAATGGGTAACGCCGGTATGGTTTGTTTAGAAAGGACATTCCGGGCTGGGAAAAAAGGGATTCGGTGGATCCTGCACGTGCGTccgtgtgttgctgtgtgtgcgtgtgtgtgtttgtccgaGATGGTTTTAGTGTGTGCacatttgtgtgaatgtgtcaATATTTGCCGGTATGAGGTTATAAAATGGGCGTccagtctgtgtgtgtgtgtgtggctgtgtatTTATTTGCGTGTGGGAAGGGGACTAAGGCAAAGGACAACCCTtgtatacacatacacacacgtgagTGCAAAAATGGTCGGCATGTGCTAACAAGATACTGGGAATTTCTGGCCTCCCTGGATACGAAATGGATGAATATTGAGATTGTCTTCTAAAACCCCCTTTACCgacccttttttcccctccgCACAGCATACCTTCCTTACccaatccttttttttcctttccacttGACCACAGTCTGGCACAGCAGGCCAAACAGGCAGTCCATCGGATCggaggaaaaaaggcaaataaaaagaaaaagggatGAACCACCCCGCCCGACGGTTCGGGGCGGTTGTCAAGGCAAACCTGCCTTGGTCTTGGCGCGGTTGCTTCGATTTTCAAAGTgaacatttttctttcttgatatgttttctttcttccttccctttcGCGGACTCTACAATTCCTCGCCATTTCCCTTGCACGGGGAAAAGTTTTGTGCAGTGGTAAGGGAAGGAGGCTTGATGCAAAGCGGCacggaaaaacaacaattttctTCTCGCCCACTAGCACTAAACTTACTCCCAGCTTCCTGTCCATTTCTCAACTTTCTAGTTGAAGGTCGAAGCGtcactgggggggggggggggggagtggggggtGAGGGTGTAAAAAACATTCGCAGGACAgcacatattttatttaatagaAATAAATAGACAAGGGTTCGCATGCTTTTACTTTATCGCTACCGTTCGTACGGGCGTTCTGAGCGTTTAtgcgttttatgttttttcttccctttgtGACCGGGGAAATGGATAGACGTCCAAGAAATCCTATGAGGGACAGTAGGGAGACTTGCTCAACGTTTGTGTATGTTCGTGTGTGTTGAAATGTCATTTTCCTCCTCCTTTGAATTCACACCACTGTTCCAAAAGGGGGCGCAGAAAAGGGATCCGTTGTGACATTTCTCAGCTGCTTTAGTATGTAAATTTAATGTGCTAATGAAGGCGTCCTTTAACTCGTTTACTGGCAGCCGGGACAGGAAGAATCAAGCGCTCCCTTCTAGGTACCGGACGGAAAACGGAAGTAAAGAGCTTCCTCCTTCCCATTAAAAATTGTATGCAACCGTTCGCACCGTATTAATCAAAATAGTACCACTTTCCAACAGCCACCGAAGAGGTGAATAGTTTCAATCGGTACATAAAACATAATCCACTTTGCAGCACACTTTCGGCTGCACTTTCTAGAGCAAAATTTGAGCGGACGTAAAGCATGCAACCGAGCTTACTATGCAGTCGGGCGGAAGCCAACGGCCATACACGAACAATAAGCTGTACGAACCCAAGGCATGGACCCGTTTTCCACCCCCGAGAGGCGAAGGATTTGGCTCTTGTTTCTTTCCTCGATGCAGGCTTCCGGTTTCCGGAGCCATTAGTCGGGTTGGGGATGGAGTTAGCTGGAAGAAGCTGTGTCTGCGCATCGTTGCAATGATCGTAAAGTATTGAAAACATTTATGCAAAATTTACTACAATTATTATATGATTAACAGAACCAAGCATTTTAATACCAATAAAGTGGGAAACTTTGAAAATACGGCTCTAATTTTGAATCATTTACAAAACGACCACAGTGCTGTCTATCCCAACCCGTACACCGATTCCAAGTTTCAGGTGCATCGAGCTGAAAGGTTCTCAATTTCAGCTACAGCTCCTTTCGTTGCTGCTTTTGTGTTGCATGTCCAAAAAACCCCCGATTCCCGTTGGCCGCTTATAAACCTTTCCGGCTTTTTCCCTCGCTGTTAAggggtttcttctttttgttgtacGGGGGAACAATGGACCCCAGTGTTCCCTTTGCCTAACTTCGACCGCTCTCCCAAGCGCATCTCTCCAAACAACGGCTCGTGTGCATCGTTCCAGCTGAATATGATGAAAATCCCCGTCAGGTTCGGTGTGATGGAAAACATGGTGGAATAGGTAGGAGATGCAAAACGTTCTGTACCGTGTTCTTCCACCGATCAGATCCTGCAGAGTACCCACCGAAGCTGGGcgaaattgaatttgttttattataaaattaaatcgGCTAACCAACGCATATCATTGCGTCGATCATCGCTTCTGGAAGGATCGTCTCGCAAACCCCATTATCGAGAGTCAATTTGGTAGATGGTCCCTTGGAtgaagccccccccccccccatggtTGGTTTCTGCGGTTATGTAAGAAACCCCGTCTTGCTTCTCCGCCACAAGACCGCCACAGgacgccccctccccctcagCACTGCTACAAAAAGGCCAATCTTGAGATGTGGAATCTTCTTCCATCTTAAAACCTGGCCCAATCGATCGAAGTCCAACCGGTGCGGTGCTTGTTAGGAGATGAAAACTCCCTCCTCTATTCCTAATTCCCAGAACGGACCAGCACTAGGTACACCGTCCTGTCCTTTTgcaaacattcacacaaacacacacaccacacaccaccaccagcctgAAGGGGTGGACGCCCGAAAGGGAAGAATTCATTAGGAATTCTAATCACCCTGGGTCAAGATAACAAGCGTCCATTTATGGTAACTATCAAGGCACACAAACAGATGATGACGAGGAGTGAGTGAGAGCAAAACTAACTCTCCCACTCGGTGTGTGGGAGAGTGGGTGGTGGGTGTAAAAGGAAACATTCTAACTTCTTTCGCCTCTCCCCCGTAccgtacaagcacaccaccaccatacaACAGAATAGAGATACGTCCTCTGCCGCGTCCATTCCGTGTAAAAGGGGCTAGGCATTGGGTATGCTAACGGAGCGGTCGTCCGTTTTGCTGGCTGGTAACTGTCCAAAACCGTTATCATGTGCTATTTTTCATCACCATGCCATACCAACTCCCTCCTGCCCGAGCGGAATCATTCGGAGAAACCTCACCTAAAACGCTACGATCACGTACACGAGCCCCGGGAGCGATGGAGTAATTTCCATTGCTAGCTACAAACGCCCGGCCATCGCCTACCTCGGGTTCggattggtttggttttgggaATAAAAGAAGCAAAGTCGTCCGCTCCTGGCCCCGTAGCTTGGCAGACCCTTGGATAGGAagattatttatatttttcaaaacgATAAATAATACTCCAACTTCGTTTGTGAGCGCTCCTCGGAGGGTGAAAATCGTTTTATGGCCAACAGTTTGAGGAGTTCTACGCCAAAATTCTGGTGTATGAGTTTTGCATTGCTCGGACATAGAAGTTAGAatgtgaaggttttttttgcttctagtTGGTAAGAGAAACGCGTCGTCCTTTGCTTTCGAATTGGCATATTGAAGAATTGAGCCAACGGTTTGCAGAGTCAATTCCCCCGGTGGGCATTAGTCTCCGCATTTTACTATTGTCGAGTCGTCTATACAGTGACTCGCTATGTTGAAGGTACTTTTAACTTTTTATTCAAGTATTATAGTAATGTTGTGGCCATTTCTTGTGTGAGACTAAACATGTTGATACCTTTTTGCAGATCATCTTTCATTGAATTAGTTGCTAAATATAAAGATTATTAAACATTGATTGTCATATTTTAGCGAAAATGTTCGGTCATTTGAGGTCATAATTCTGTTTCAAGAGTAATATGGACTACTACACGTCTGCGGTCGCAACACTCACGATAAAAAGCGTCTATAGGATATGATGAAAAGTGTCCATTGTCCAAAGTCTCTGGTCTCATTTTAATGTACGAGCAATTTGTGAACACCATCTTGTGGGCAAGATGACAACTATCAATTCTGAAAGATGTTTCATACTTCTATACCTTTCTAAGTTATTATCTACTCCACATACACTAATGATAACTCATTGAACTATCCTCCGACTATTTGTACCACTTCTTGGTGGTCTTCATCTTCCTCAATCATCTCCATCGCCCAAATCACAAAGTGACCGAAACTGTCTCCCGAAATCCATCTTACCGCCATCACTCTCCGGGTAAGCAGCTGGACCGCATCGTCGGCTGACGTCACCCGCGTCGTTCTAGACAGCTAATTGAAGCATAGTAAACCAAACTACCCGTAACTTGCCCCGTCCATTGTGCCGAACGAACGGCACTACCCCGGCACTCATTGGCCTACATCCGCGCTTGTGTGACTTATTAATAGTGCCCTAATCCCAGTCCCGACCCGAGTGTGTATTAATTTTGGTTGCCCAAAACACCCCTTTCGTCTGCATGACCTAACCGCCTCCTGTCACTTTACTGGCAGCAATCTTTCGATTCAACTCTGTCCAACTTTATACTCAACGGAACTGGCAGCAAAGGAAAAGAGTTCAAGAGCTCTGAGGACGAAAGAAACCGTTCCCCATTCATCATGCTTTCAAACACGAAATTGGCTATTTTCCGTGGACCGGGTCCAATGCACGCATGGTTGCCTCGGCCCACACACGCGCCGAGAGTACGTTAAAACCCTCACCATACCCTACTAAGCGCCCTTTGGGTTAGCTAATAAATACGTTGAAAAATCGAAAACTCTTCATTCTGATCCCTCCTTCCTCCCAGggaccgacacacacacagaccatcGGTCGTCTTAACAGCAAAGCCCCGAACCAAACAGGCCTGGCCAACAGGCTAGCTAGAATTTAAATAATGTCACCTACTTAGCCCATGACCATAAGCATTCTCATATCCTCCCCTAAGGTTCAGGTTCAGGTCGCCTCAAAGCCAAAGCCTCGTATGTGCACACGTACGCCAGGACCGGACCCAGTCAGGCAGAAGATTGTGTCCCCATGGAAACGGCAGGCGGATGAGATGGCGGCGGGAACAACCGGTGACcgaaatttaaatcaaagaCTTAAGAACTTTTCATATTTCTTCCGGGCGCCGGGCTCACCAGTGCCATACTGCGATGACGCCGTTGCCCATGACCGGACGGACCCGGGACACATTCGGGTATTCGCACGAGCCGTTTCGGACGATTGATAACGGACGGTGTCGGTTGAAGTTGAATTGAAAATGGTTCGTTGCGTTCAAAGGAgctctctcactctatctctctcttaaGGAAGGGAAATGGGTACGGAGCGCAAGGGAAGTGAAAATGGCACCCGGGAATGGGCATGCTAATGTAGAGACGACTTTTGGTCATTCGTTTTTCCGGGTGTCACTTATGCACGTACGAGTTTTCTGGTGTGACCCATCGGCCGGGCACCGGGGTAAAGGGATCAAACTCGCAAACCCcttctttcatttttcttcgtCCTTTCTTGCCACCCGACCAGTTGTCTTCGTGCGAAGGGAAGCAAAGATGGATAAAtcaaagtgattaaaattccTGCCAGCATGAAAGTCGTCGGCAGAGGCCACAATGGCACGGGGAAGGGTCCGAAGCGAGGGGCATCTTAAAATGATGACCAACGCTTAAAATCCCCTAACGAACGTCTTGGGATATGGGAATTAATTTCTGAGGTTAGGTCAACGAGCTCCCTGTTTCTGTCTCATTTGCACACGGTCAACGAAGGTGAGTACGATAAGGCTAGGTTAGGCGCCCGCTTTGTTTTACTACTGCTACCACCGTCGATCGATATTCCTCTCAATAGACACTGCGCTATACCGCTACCACAATCTGCTCGTACATCTTTTCCTCCCCGGCATTCTAGCGCACAGGGATactttttcgttcgtttgtggCCAAAACGGCCTCCCACCTCCCCTGAGGCGAAACTACCGAGACGTCTTTTTGTGTGAGGAAGTGCCGGCCGAATGTTTGCTTGCCGAGCGCCATGGGCAGCCTCAGCCTTATTCGACCCATGTTTGTGTTATCCTCAAACAAGCTTAACCTTCCTTCCAAAAAAGCCCTCGCCTCGGACGGAGAGGGTTTTTCCACATTCGGACAGAGACCATGTTGGTCCATGTCTCTTTGGAGCACATGCCACACATATACGAATCGTAGCGGTAGCTACCATCCCCAACCCGAAAAcgctttgtatgtgtgtgtgtttgtgtctgtgtcctGTGTAGCTCCTGGGGCGCTTTTGAAGAAACTTTTCAGCTAAATGTGTTCCGAACCtttcactccccccccccccccatgcgGGGGACGCCTTTCCTTGGACTTCAGACCGGTGGAATGTTTTTCCTTGCCATGCCGGTTCTACTCTACCATGGCCAGCTCGACAGACGTTGGACATCGGTTTTGGTCGAGTggtctgtttgtttttccaaccACCAGTACTCCCACTCGCACTCCCCAGCACAAACCACATTGCAGCAATAGCCTTCCGGAGTAGCCTCCGGGTCCCTCCTCAATCCCTGTGTCCTCTCCGGATTCCGGGAATTCGGGCCGCCTCTCTATTTCTGTGtctttgagtgtgtgtgtttgggacTGAAAACCCCCCACATGGAATGGTTTTTCACTGAAAGCCCTCCCTTTCATCGACCAAGCACAGGACAGCGGTTTGTTTTCTCATTCTCGTTCTCAAGAccctgttgtgtgtgtgtgtgtgttttgcagcAACGCACTGGTCTTGGGGCTTTGTTTATTTCCTGtctaaattaaaatgaaaaccgAAACACCACCCACCTTCGAAACCCTTTTCGACACACGTTTGCGCTTTCCTTGGACCGCTCGCCGTTTCGGTTTGTGAGCAGTTCCAGCTCAAACCCAATCATGTTTGCGCTTTCAATTTGTACCAATTCGAGCAAACTGCGCCAAACGGTACACAACACCCAGCGGCAACGGTGAAAACTGTCCTGCCGCGTTTCGATGCAggcataattttaatttcaaacacCGCTTCCGGTTAAATGATCATACCCTTTTCCGTTTCGCTTATGTTGGGTGCTTGGgtctttccgttttttttttttgtagaaactCAATGTGTGAAACCCTCGAAAGCACGCGCCTGGGAGAGATGAGCAGCTGACAGTTTGCACCGCGTCCGTGCTATATTGATTGGTTATTGATTAAGCAGGCATGGCATGCATACGCGTCCTCGTTCGAAGGGGTTACACGTAACGGCTCGGTATTACGGAGCTGCAAACAACCCCCTGGTATGCAAAGGATTCCTTCCCTTCGCGAGCGCGCTCGGTGCCACCGATGCATGCATAAATCGAATTAACCCCGGGCGCGCCGAATGAAGCACCATGCGGTTCCCGCGTACTCGAGGGTTTCCCCGATGGGTAAAGGATTACGGGGATCTTTTAAAAAAAGGGTGATGCATCCGACGAAAAGGGCTTTTCCACGGTAACAGCTGCGCAATGGGACGAAATGCATCAACAGCTTCCACGCGGGACAAATTGCGTCACTGAAAATGATCTCCAAAATAATGAAGAAAGAGTGCCTTTAACCCACATTTTAACAAACCGTGATGATCGTTACCCATTTTATGTTACTTGCTGTCTTTGGATAACCCCAAAGTACTCCTGATTACCAGTTGACTCCAGAAATTCCCCAACACGTCACCAAACTTCAGGAATGAATTCGACTCGCAATGGTTCATTTTCGGAACAGTTCCAATCTCTTCACTCCCATCACCTCCAAACTCAACAACTCCACCATTATCACAGGCTCGTTTCTTGTCTTCCTTGTTTATATAACACTTCAACTGATCGAGCCACCTCATCATTCGTTCTCCAGTTGTCTTGAGAGTCGCTTGGTGTCCGGACGATaccgaataaaacaaaaccccgaAACTACTCATACACAGCAAACTGCTCCAGCATGAAGCAGCATGGGTTTCTCCTGTGCGTAGCGATTGCGATGTCGCTAGCTGCACCTCAGCAGGCAGAGCCGATCGTGAAAGACGATATCGCAGAGATACGAACGATCGTGACGGATCTGCTCGCGAGTGGGTAAGGTTTTGAGAGGCAGGAAAACGAATTGGCAGAAGTTGGCAACGTTGTTAACTTCGTCGTTTTTATTGCAGTGTGCAAATCAACCTGGAGCAGCATCAGACCCGATTCGTTGACGGTGACACAGAAAACCTGATCATAGAGAACTTTCTTTTTGCGAGCGAGGATGGACTCGTTTTTACTGTAACCTCGGAGCGAGTTCTAGGTAAGTCTTACGCACCCGTACTCAACCATAAACAATTCGTTTTCATTCTAATGGTACATTTCCTTCAATTTTCAGATAAAAACTACCAACCAAAGGTGGTGTCCTACTTCGATGTGACAGATGACGACGCACAGAAGGTTCTGCTCTCGCTGCTTGGTGGAGGAAACATTAAGA comes from the Anopheles coluzzii chromosome 2, AcolN3, whole genome shotgun sequence genome and includes:
- the LOC120952572 gene encoding uncharacterized protein LOC120952572, which translates into the protein MKQHGFLLCVAIAMSLAAPQQAEPIVKDDIAEIRTIVTDLLASGVQINLEQHQTRFVDGDTENLIIENFLFASEDGLVFTVTSERVLDKNYQPKVVSYFDVTDDDAQKVLLSLLGGGNIKTLTINKK